A region of the Pantoea alfalfae genome:
GTCTGATTGAAACTGTTCAGGTAGAGCTTGAAGCTTTTCGACTCAATAAGATTACGGCTCTGCGCATCCAGCACCACTTCGCCAACGGCAACCTGTGGCAGACCTTTGCTGTTGAGCCACGAGAGTTCATACAGGGTCCAGATATCGCTGCCGGTAAAGGGCAGACTGTCGGGAAACAGGCCAAGCGGTTCACGGTTCAGGCTGCGCGGCACCGCCTGCAGTAAGCTGTTGTCATACCGATCGTGATAGGCTGTGGGTTTGCCCAGCGTCAGGTTACTGAGCGCCTGATCCTGTTCGTGAGTAGTCATTGCGGTTACCACCAAAATTAATCAAAGTGGCTAAGTGTAACCTATCAGAAGTGAGAATATGAATGATGCAGCAAACTGCCGCCGCGTTGCGTGACTTTACCACCCGATACTGCCAGCACTGGCTTCAGCAGACCGGGCATGCGCCGGCCAGCAGCGATCTCTATGGGGTGCCGTCACCCTGCGCACTGGAGGATCGCGATCAGCGGGTCATCTGGCAGCCGCAACCGTTTAGCCTGCCACCGACGCTGGATGCGGTTGAACGGGCGGTCGACATCCAGCTCCAGCCGCCGATGACCGATTTCTACACCACGCAATTTGCCGGCGATATGCAGGCCCGTTTTGGTGAGAATCAGCTGACGCTGTTACAGGTATG
Encoded here:
- the syd gene encoding SecY-interacting protein, translated to MMQQTAAALRDFTTRYCQHWLQQTGHAPASSDLYGVPSPCALEDRDQRVIWQPQPFSLPPTLDAVERAVDIQLQPPMTDFYTTQFAGDMQARFGENQLTLLQVWSEEDFLRLQENLIGHLVMQRRLKQSPTLFIATTDSEEEIISLSNLSGEVILEQPGRKQRVVLAENLEIFLKLLQPVII